One window of Tindallia californiensis genomic DNA carries:
- a CDS encoding D-alanyl-D-alanine carboxypeptidase family protein: MCFPLTVNASELPEISAPRAILMDEVTGEVIFEKNAHEPTYPASTTKILTAIVALENAELDEMIYVDYEPGVPGSSMYILPGESFTVETLVQALMIRSGNDVAEVLANHISGSVESFVDLMNKKALEIGAKNTYFTNPHGLPDEDHLTTAYDLALISRYAMRNPTFREIVSSPSLVIPETKETPEQRIYNNSNRFLWGRGTSHQMLYQGEWINLYYPRVDGIKTGFTNAAKHCLVSSATDNDRQVIAVVLNAERENLYPDSRALLDHGLDNYQLVTLTDEKMLITSVPIVNGTHDNIALFTEKAVHTILPTTVSADFISKEIKIKDVYEAPIEANIELGEIVFYHNDRVIGNTSLIAMESVEFLPFFKRIPITAILLSLVLFLFIAWQIYVFRVRKIRRQAYLRRRMERYQ; encoded by the coding sequence GTGTGCTTCCCCCTTACTGTAAATGCTTCAGAACTACCGGAGATCAGTGCACCAAGAGCCATCCTGATGGATGAAGTAACAGGCGAAGTTATTTTTGAAAAAAATGCTCATGAACCTACGTATCCAGCAAGTACAACCAAAATTTTGACAGCTATCGTCGCTTTAGAAAATGCGGAATTAGATGAAATGATCTATGTTGACTATGAACCTGGTGTTCCTGGTTCCAGTATGTATATTTTGCCCGGCGAATCATTTACAGTAGAAACACTAGTACAAGCTTTAATGATTAGATCTGGTAATGATGTTGCTGAAGTTTTAGCAAATCACATTTCCGGAAGTGTAGAATCTTTTGTTGATTTAATGAATAAAAAAGCTTTAGAAATTGGAGCTAAAAACACGTATTTTACAAATCCTCACGGATTACCAGATGAAGATCATTTAACAACGGCTTATGATTTAGCCCTTATTTCTAGATACGCTATGAGAAACCCTACTTTTCGAGAAATCGTTTCTTCTCCATCACTTGTGATACCTGAAACCAAAGAAACACCTGAGCAACGTATTTATAATAATAGTAATCGTTTTTTATGGGGAAGAGGTACCAGTCACCAAATGCTATATCAAGGTGAATGGATCAATTTGTATTACCCCAGAGTTGACGGAATAAAAACAGGCTTTACAAACGCTGCCAAACATTGTCTTGTAAGCTCTGCTACTGACAATGACCGACAGGTAATTGCTGTCGTCTTAAATGCAGAAAGAGAAAATCTGTACCCTGATTCCAGAGCACTTCTTGATCATGGGTTGGATAATTATCAATTGGTAACATTAACCGATGAAAAAATGCTTATCACCAGTGTTCCTATCGTTAATGGTACTCATGATAATATCGCATTATTCACCGAAAAAGCCGTTCATACAATCCTTCCCACAACGGTTTCCGCCGACTTTATTAGCAAAGAAATTAAGATAAAAGATGTTTATGAAGCTCCTATAGAAGCTAATATAGAACTTGGTGAAATTGTTTTTTATCATAATGATCGAGTCATTGGAAATACAAGTTTAATCGCCATGGAGTCCGTCGAATTTCTTCCTTTTTTCAAAAGGATACCTATTACGGCTATTTTGCTTAGTTTGGTTCTATTCCTCTTTATCGCTTGGCAAATCTATGTGTTCAGGGTCAGAAAAATAAGAAGACAGGCTTATTTACGGCGACGTATGGAACGTTATCAATAA
- a CDS encoding helix-hairpin-helix domain-containing protein, with the protein MELTKKQKISLLAIAVIIFTYISVREVMYLRSKTYILTAPSEMNHSVESVEMEHNQNEDSFFNKEDAISESTYIMVHIEGEVNKPGVYELAEGSRVVDVVDKAGGLTSSANRRIINKAQKLTDEMFILIPHIDEEVHISFAERVDHSSSGELSTPNDGMININTADVKLLETLPGIGPVLAQRIVDYRNQHGKFNHADDLMNVAGIGEGRYKDISDQVTVR; encoded by the coding sequence TTGGAATTAACAAAAAAACAAAAAATATCATTGCTTGCAATTGCGGTTATTATATTTACCTATATTTCTGTTCGAGAAGTAATGTACTTAAGAAGCAAAACATATATCCTAACAGCACCATCAGAGATGAATCATTCCGTAGAATCCGTAGAAATGGAACACAACCAAAATGAAGATTCTTTTTTTAACAAGGAAGATGCAATCTCGGAAAGTACTTATATAATGGTCCATATAGAGGGCGAGGTTAACAAACCGGGTGTTTACGAATTAGCCGAAGGAAGCAGGGTAGTTGATGTTGTTGATAAAGCAGGAGGATTAACGTCATCGGCAAATCGCAGGATCATTAACAAAGCTCAGAAATTAACAGATGAGATGTTTATTTTAATACCCCATATTGATGAAGAAGTCCACATATCATTTGCTGAAAGGGTGGATCATTCATCTTCTGGTGAATTATCCACTCCCAATGATGGTATGATTAATATTAACACAGCAGATGTAAAATTGTTAGAAACACTTCCGGGAATTGGGCCAGTTTTAGCTCAACGAATCGTCGACTACCGGAACCAGCATGGTAAATTTAATCATGCGGACGATTTAATGAACGTTGCAGGAATAGGGGAAGGGCGATATAAAGATATTTCAGATCAAGTAACAGTTAGATAA
- the selA gene encoding L-seryl-tRNA(Sec) selenium transferase, which produces MTEAKSLLRCLPKVDELLQQDEITQLLEMIGRERLVDIIRETINDLRSNILLKEMVVESDTSEERIIETIKEKVKKTNEIQIRKVINGSGVVLHTNLGRAPLGSYAQEIIQEVSEGYSNLEIDLDTGKRGSRYQHIKDLILTLTGAEDAIVVNNNAGAVLLALSAVAKGKEVIISRGELVEIGGSFRVPEVMEQSGAKLVEVGATNKSYLKDYQNAITENTAALLKVHRSNFKLVGFTHETTSEDLVALANQKQIPVMNDLGSGLLIDLQKYGYPYEPTVKDVVNSGCDIITFSGDKLLGGTQAGIIVGKKHWIKIIESHPLTRALRVDKLTLSALEATLKQYIKPEKAIQQIPVLKMMIATEEDMLKKAEEFIRQLPESIDRLKASIKRTTSQVGGGSYPGHEMNSYAVVFEGSQDDIVSLERFLRTGTPSVIGRLSEGVYLLDVRTIIEKEMIIISERLQDWVKRSEKR; this is translated from the coding sequence ATGACAGAAGCAAAATCTCTATTAAGATGCCTTCCTAAAGTAGATGAACTGCTACAGCAAGATGAAATTACTCAATTGCTGGAAATGATAGGAAGAGAGCGATTAGTTGATATAATACGAGAAACGATTAATGATTTGCGGAGTAATATTTTATTAAAAGAGATGGTTGTAGAAAGTGATACTAGTGAAGAAAGGATTATCGAAACAATTAAGGAAAAAGTAAAAAAAACCAATGAAATACAGATCAGAAAAGTAATCAATGGTTCAGGAGTGGTTCTGCACACTAATTTAGGAAGAGCGCCTTTAGGATCCTATGCACAAGAAATAATCCAAGAAGTATCCGAAGGGTATAGCAATTTAGAAATCGACTTAGACACAGGCAAGAGAGGGAGCCGTTATCAACATATAAAAGATCTAATATTAACCCTTACAGGAGCGGAAGATGCTATTGTCGTTAATAACAATGCGGGGGCTGTATTGTTGGCATTATCGGCGGTTGCGAAAGGGAAAGAAGTAATTATTTCCAGAGGCGAACTAGTTGAAATAGGAGGATCCTTTCGTGTTCCGGAAGTAATGGAACAAAGTGGTGCAAAGCTTGTTGAGGTGGGTGCAACCAATAAAAGTTATTTGAAAGATTACCAGAATGCCATTACAGAAAATACGGCGGCTTTATTAAAAGTTCACCGTAGCAATTTTAAGTTAGTAGGATTCACACATGAAACGACTAGCGAAGATTTAGTGGCACTTGCTAATCAAAAACAAATACCAGTAATGAATGACTTGGGTAGCGGCTTGTTAATCGATTTGCAGAAATATGGCTATCCATATGAGCCGACGGTTAAAGATGTGGTGAACTCTGGCTGTGATATTATTACTTTTAGCGGCGATAAGTTGCTGGGAGGAACTCAAGCAGGAATTATCGTAGGAAAAAAACACTGGATCAAAATAATCGAAAGTCATCCCCTAACCAGAGCTTTGAGAGTAGATAAACTAACTCTCAGTGCTCTAGAAGCGACATTAAAGCAGTATATCAAACCAGAAAAGGCTATACAGCAGATACCAGTTCTTAAAATGATGATAGCGACAGAAGAAGATATGCTCAAAAAAGCAGAAGAGTTTATTCGACAGCTACCCGAATCAATAGATAGATTAAAAGCTAGCATTAAGCGAACAACATCTCAGGTTGGTGGCGGCTCATATCCAGGACACGAAATGAACAGCTATGCCGTTGTTTTTGAAGGTAGTCAGGATGACATCGTCAGCCTAGAGCGTTTTTTAAGAACAGGAACGCCTTCTGTTATAGGGAGGCTATCAGAAGGTGTTTACCTATTAGATGTTCGAACGATCATCGAAAAGGAAATGATAATAATATCAGAGAGGCTACAAGATTGGGTCAAAAGGAGTGAAAAGCGTTGA
- the leuS gene encoding leucine--tRNA ligase, translated as MSTYDYQTIEGKWQDRWREQQLYSTTASEKPKYYALEMFPYPSGKIHMGHVRNYSIGDVVARYKNMQGYEVLHPMGWDAFGLPAENAAIQNKVHPNAWTDKNITEMKVQLSKLGLSYDWNRELSTCSPEYYRWTQWIFLQFYKHGLAYKKESRVNWCPSCETVLANEQVVNGQCERCDSHVTKEMLNQWYFKITDYAEKLLQDLELLEGWPDKVKTMQENWIGKSTGAEIDFPIAETDMHLKVFTTRPDTVFGTTCMVMAPEHPYVSQMIKGTEYEEPVKAFVHQLQHLSDIERTSTETEKEGMFIGKHCINPLNNERIPIYIANYVLADYGSGAIMVVPAHDQRDLDFVNKYNEKVTPVIKPVDADEPYRVDQEAYDGNGIMINSGKYNGMENEKAFDAICHDIENHGIGRRTVTYRLRDWLLSRQRYWGAPIPIIYCESCGIVPVKDEDLPVKLPVDIEFSGKGKSPLTTSSSFLKTKCPKCDGVATRETDTMDTFVDSSWYFLRYTDPNNEKLPFDKEKISQWLPVNQYIGGVEHAILHLLYSRFFVKVMKDLDLLDIDEPFQNLLTQGMVLKNGAKMSKSKDNVVSPEEIISQYGADTARLFVLFAAPPERDLEWNDQGVEGCYRFLNRVWRLVQEVDEQHKEKRSMDEVSEDDKMIIYKIHSTIKKVTDDIELRFNFNTAISAVMELVNELYKYKAMDKEKINSRLLEEGVETVLLLMAPFAPHMTEELWSQLGNKDSIHHHQWPKADLSKLILETVEIIVQVNGKVKEKMIISADLSEEEIKEIVWSNDKVKLSIDGKDIKKVIIVPGKLVNIVAK; from the coding sequence TTGTCGACCTACGACTATCAAACAATTGAAGGAAAATGGCAAGATAGATGGAGAGAACAGCAACTTTATTCAACAACTGCATCAGAAAAACCAAAATACTATGCTTTGGAGATGTTCCCTTATCCTTCTGGAAAAATACATATGGGTCATGTCCGTAATTATTCTATTGGTGACGTAGTTGCACGATATAAAAATATGCAAGGTTACGAGGTTTTACATCCAATGGGATGGGATGCGTTTGGGTTACCAGCAGAAAATGCAGCAATTCAAAATAAAGTTCATCCAAATGCATGGACAGATAAAAATATTACGGAAATGAAAGTTCAACTTAGTAAATTGGGTCTAAGTTATGATTGGAATCGAGAGCTATCCACGTGTTCTCCAGAATACTATCGGTGGACACAGTGGATTTTCTTACAGTTTTATAAACATGGCTTAGCGTACAAAAAAGAGTCACGTGTAAACTGGTGTCCTTCTTGCGAAACCGTTTTAGCTAACGAACAAGTAGTGAATGGACAGTGTGAACGATGCGATAGTCACGTTACGAAAGAAATGCTGAATCAATGGTATTTTAAAATAACAGATTACGCCGAAAAACTATTGCAAGACTTGGAACTATTAGAAGGATGGCCTGATAAAGTTAAAACAATGCAAGAAAATTGGATTGGTAAAAGTACAGGTGCTGAAATTGATTTTCCTATTGCTGAAACGGACATGCATCTAAAAGTCTTTACTACAAGACCAGATACTGTTTTTGGAACCACCTGTATGGTAATGGCTCCAGAACATCCTTATGTTTCTCAAATGATAAAAGGGACCGAGTATGAAGAGCCTGTTAAAGCCTTTGTTCATCAATTACAACACTTAAGTGATATTGAAAGAACATCTACTGAAACAGAAAAAGAAGGGATGTTCATTGGCAAGCACTGTATTAATCCGTTAAACAACGAAAGGATACCCATCTATATAGCCAATTATGTGTTAGCTGATTACGGTTCTGGCGCTATCATGGTAGTGCCTGCTCATGACCAACGAGATTTAGATTTTGTGAATAAGTATAATGAGAAAGTGACTCCTGTTATCAAGCCCGTGGATGCTGATGAGCCTTATAGGGTTGATCAGGAAGCATATGACGGCAATGGAATAATGATTAACTCTGGTAAATACAATGGCATGGAGAATGAAAAAGCCTTTGATGCAATTTGTCATGATATAGAAAACCATGGCATTGGACGAAGAACAGTTACTTATCGGTTAAGAGACTGGCTTTTGTCACGGCAAAGATACTGGGGTGCGCCTATCCCGATTATTTATTGTGAAAGCTGTGGTATTGTTCCGGTTAAGGATGAAGATCTTCCTGTCAAATTACCTGTGGACATTGAGTTTAGTGGGAAGGGAAAGTCGCCTTTAACAACCAGCTCATCTTTTTTGAAAACGAAATGCCCCAAGTGTGACGGTGTTGCCACTAGAGAAACGGATACGATGGATACGTTTGTTGATTCATCTTGGTACTTTTTGCGTTATACCGATCCTAACAATGAAAAACTACCTTTTGATAAAGAGAAAATAAGCCAGTGGTTACCGGTAAATCAGTATATTGGTGGTGTAGAGCATGCAATTCTACATCTTCTATACTCCAGATTTTTTGTTAAAGTAATGAAAGACTTGGATTTACTTGATATTGATGAACCATTTCAAAACCTATTAACGCAAGGAATGGTGCTCAAAAATGGTGCGAAAATGTCAAAATCAAAAGACAATGTTGTCAGTCCAGAAGAAATTATTTCACAGTATGGTGCTGATACAGCTAGATTATTTGTCCTTTTTGCAGCACCGCCTGAAAGGGACTTGGAATGGAATGACCAAGGAGTTGAAGGCTGTTATCGTTTTCTAAATCGTGTTTGGAGACTTGTGCAGGAAGTAGATGAACAACATAAAGAAAAACGGAGTATGGATGAAGTTTCAGAAGATGATAAAATGATCATCTATAAAATTCACAGCACAATCAAAAAAGTTACAGATGATATAGAATTACGCTTTAACTTTAATACAGCGATAAGTGCTGTGATGGAATTAGTCAATGAGCTCTATAAATATAAAGCCATGGATAAAGAAAAAATAAATTCAAGACTATTGGAGGAAGGTGTAGAAACCGTTTTACTGCTAATGGCACCATTTGCCCCGCATATGACAGAAGAGTTGTGGAGTCAGTTGGGGAATAAAGATTCAATTCACCATCATCAATGGCCAAAAGCTGATTTAAGCAAATTAATATTAGAAACGGTTGAAATTATTGTACAAGTTAATGGAAAAGTAAAAGAGAAAATGATTATTTCTGCAGACTTATCGGAAGAAGAAATAAAAGAAATCGTATGGTCCAACGATAAAGTAAAACTAAGTATTGATGGAAAAGATATCAAAAAAGTAATCATTGTTCCGGGTAAATTAGTAAATATTGTGGCAAAATAG
- a CDS encoding helix-turn-helix transcriptional regulator, with amino-acid sequence MDNQQNLHPTLVSMIPIVHSLGKTLGKNCEVALHEINESVKTIVAISNGHVTGRSVGSPMVNEGLEAVRKDDHSDHILNYKNKSADGKTLKSSTMMLRDEQGEIIGCMCINIDISEFMIARKVLEEFTSIDQNEVDHFHGTGHNRVNDVLNTLVTNTLDNFGKPVAYMNKEEKVAIVKRLDNQGAFLIKGAIDYVAKILCVSRYTIYNYLDEIRANNQP; translated from the coding sequence ATGGATAATCAGCAGAACCTACACCCCACTCTTGTTAGTATGATTCCAATTGTTCACTCCCTTGGAAAGACACTAGGGAAAAACTGTGAAGTTGCTTTGCATGAAATAAACGAATCAGTTAAAACAATTGTTGCTATCAGTAACGGGCATGTCACCGGCAGATCTGTCGGCAGCCCTATGGTTAACGAAGGTCTGGAAGCGGTCAGGAAAGATGATCATTCTGACCATATTCTTAATTACAAAAATAAGAGTGCTGATGGTAAAACCCTTAAGTCATCTACAATGATGTTGAGAGATGAACAGGGAGAAATCATCGGATGCATGTGTATTAATATTGACATTTCGGAATTTATGATAGCCAGAAAAGTATTGGAAGAGTTTACTAGCATCGATCAAAATGAAGTAGATCATTTTCATGGCACTGGACATAATCGAGTAAATGATGTATTAAATACATTAGTTACGAATACCTTGGATAACTTTGGGAAGCCTGTGGCTTATATGAATAAAGAAGAAAAGGTAGCCATTGTTAAAAGGCTGGATAATCAAGGTGCTTTCTTAATAAAAGGAGCGATTGATTATGTGGCAAAAATTTTGTGTGTTTCCAGATATACAATTTATAACTATCTGGATGAAATAAGAGCAAATAATCAACCATAA
- the yqeK gene encoding bis(5'-nucleosyl)-tetraphosphatase (symmetrical) YqeK: MEDKRLIDVIRKKVKLKTTHKRYRHIEGVVTSAIWLANRYGADVYLAEIAALLHDYAKNYTKSELMHLADKFNLKLDPILTNAYQLLHGKIAAKMAQEEFGITNQDVLAAIEFHTTGRPDMSKLEQIIYLADFIEPGREYADVDTLRKLSEDSLERAVFTALNNTMIYVLKTNKLLHPNTLDCRNKMLINNPSLADIS, encoded by the coding sequence ATGGAAGACAAAAGACTAATTGATGTTATTCGAAAAAAAGTAAAGCTGAAAACAACTCATAAAAGATACAGGCATATAGAGGGTGTGGTTACATCTGCCATATGGTTAGCTAATCGATACGGTGCTGATGTTTACTTAGCCGAAATAGCAGCTTTACTTCATGATTATGCAAAAAACTACACGAAGAGTGAATTGATGCATCTTGCAGATAAATTCAATTTAAAACTTGATCCAATTTTAACAAATGCATATCAATTGCTACATGGAAAGATTGCTGCTAAAATGGCGCAAGAGGAATTTGGAATAACAAATCAAGATGTATTGGCAGCAATTGAGTTCCATACAACAGGAAGACCTGATATGAGCAAGCTAGAACAAATTATTTATCTTGCTGATTTTATAGAACCAGGTCGGGAATACGCTGATGTAGATACGCTTAGAAAACTCTCGGAAGACAGTTTGGAAAGGGCGGTCTTTACCGCCTTAAACAATACGATGATTTATGTGTTGAAAACAAATAAACTACTGCATCCTAACACATTGGATTGCCGTAATAAAATGCTGATAAACAATCCATCTCTTGCGGATATTAGTTAA
- the selD gene encoding selenide, water dikinase SelD, translated as MSIKKLTQMTQSAGUAAKIGPEVLSKVIKNLPVQHNPNVLVGLETGDDGAVYKLKNDLAIIQTLDFFTPVVDDPYIFGQVAAANSLSDVYAMGGKPILALNILCFPNCLPTEIMEKILKGGADKVIEAGAVLIGGHSVEDNEPKYGLSVTGTVHPEQILTNKGSKPGDCLILTKPLGSGILNTAIKAEMISSEAYNQVIHVMTLLNESGLKAVENVTVNACTDITGFGLIGHAVEMAEGSEITLMINASKIPYIEETKEKAEMGLIPGGMYRNREFFEKKVKMDTGIEEAIVDIVYDPQTSGGLLLSVPENEVDKVMDRLAHNHSCEYALIGRVVPRSEKPVILER; from the coding sequence ATGAGTATAAAAAAATTAACTCAAATGACTCAAAGTGCAGGCTGAGCAGCGAAAATAGGACCGGAGGTTCTATCTAAGGTGATAAAAAACTTGCCCGTGCAACATAATCCCAATGTTTTAGTTGGTCTTGAAACGGGAGACGACGGAGCTGTATATAAATTAAAAAATGATCTAGCGATCATTCAAACCCTAGATTTTTTTACACCCGTTGTGGATGATCCGTATATATTTGGACAAGTTGCAGCGGCCAATTCTCTGAGTGATGTATATGCGATGGGAGGAAAACCAATACTAGCATTAAATATTCTCTGCTTTCCAAATTGCCTGCCGACGGAAATAATGGAAAAAATACTCAAAGGTGGAGCTGATAAAGTAATCGAAGCAGGTGCCGTATTAATAGGAGGACACTCCGTGGAAGATAATGAGCCTAAATACGGATTATCGGTAACTGGAACCGTTCATCCTGAGCAGATATTAACGAACAAAGGATCTAAACCAGGAGATTGTCTTATTTTAACAAAGCCCTTAGGCTCAGGTATACTTAATACAGCAATAAAGGCAGAGATGATTTCTTCTGAAGCGTATAACCAAGTAATTCATGTGATGACATTACTAAACGAGTCTGGCTTAAAAGCTGTTGAAAACGTGACGGTAAATGCCTGTACGGATATTACAGGCTTTGGATTAATAGGTCACGCTGTTGAAATGGCAGAGGGAAGCGAAATAACGCTTATGATTAACGCTAGCAAAATCCCCTATATTGAAGAAACAAAAGAAAAGGCTGAGATGGGTCTTATTCCTGGTGGAATGTATCGCAATCGAGAGTTTTTTGAGAAGAAAGTTAAAATGGATACTGGTATTGAAGAAGCTATCGTAGATATAGTCTATGACCCTCAAACTTCCGGTGGCCTGTTACTTTCGGTTCCTGAAAATGAAGTGGACAAAGTAATGGACCGACTGGCGCATAATCATTCCTGTGAATATGCACTAATTGGCAGAGTAGTACCTAGATCAGAAAAGCCAGTAATATTAGAGAGATAG
- the rsfS gene encoding ribosome silencing factor has translation METKQSIDHLMKQIVNHIEEKQGDETIVLNLNDISSMCDYFIISSASSERQLKAIADEIKNELEEKNIFPNHVEGMREARWILMDYGDIVIHLFLKEDREYYGLETIWKDAPIVNIDTL, from the coding sequence ATGGAAACGAAACAATCGATTGATCATTTGATGAAGCAGATAGTAAACCATATTGAAGAAAAGCAAGGTGATGAAACCATTGTGCTTAATCTCAATGATATATCTAGTATGTGTGATTACTTTATCATAAGCAGTGCTTCGTCAGAGCGCCAACTAAAAGCTATCGCAGATGAAATTAAAAATGAGTTGGAGGAAAAAAATATTTTTCCAAATCATGTTGAGGGGATGAGAGAGGCTAGATGGATTCTTATGGACTATGGAGATATTGTGATTCATCTTTTTCTAAAAGAAGATCGTGAATACTATGGTCTTGAAACTATTTGGAAAGATGCTCCTATTGTAAATATTGACACACTGTAA
- the nadD gene encoding nicotinate-nucleotide adenylyltransferase produces the protein MNNNRKRKVGILGGTFDPIHTGHLFIAQTALDEAALDEVIFIPSGCPPHKKNNEVTKASCRLQMVTEAIGSNPYFSVSELDINKNKTGYTYDLLILLTEKYPEVSFYFIMGADSFMEIKTWYRYDELLTMVGFIVMKRKGYNSEEMDYQTGIFKKTHQTRIVILDSPKLEISSSEIRNRIKTNKSIKYLLPEKVEMYIYQNHLYDKD, from the coding sequence TTGAACAATAATCGTAAGAGGAAAGTTGGAATTCTAGGTGGAACTTTTGATCCTATACACACTGGACACTTATTTATTGCTCAAACAGCATTAGATGAAGCGGCACTTGATGAAGTGATTTTTATCCCTTCAGGCTGTCCTCCTCACAAAAAAAACAATGAAGTTACTAAAGCATCTTGTCGTTTGCAAATGGTTACTGAAGCTATTGGATCTAATCCATACTTTAGTGTTTCGGAGTTAGATATCAACAAAAATAAAACAGGTTATACTTATGACTTGTTAATCTTGCTGACGGAAAAGTATCCCGAGGTCAGTTTTTATTTTATTATGGGTGCTGATTCTTTTATGGAGATTAAAACATGGTATCGTTATGATGAACTTCTAACGATGGTAGGGTTTATTGTAATGAAACGTAAAGGATACAATAGTGAAGAAATGGATTATCAGACTGGAATCTTCAAGAAAACTCATCAAACGCGCATTGTTATTTTAGACAGTCCCAAACTGGAAATATCTTCATCTGAAATCAGGAATCGCATAAAAACTAATAAATCAATTAAGTATTTACTGCCAGAAAAAGTAGAAATGTACATTTATCAAAACCATCTCTATGATAAAGACTAG
- a CDS encoding RidA family protein: MSKMHATSKAPAAIGPYSQAVEAGNMIFVSGQLPMDPETMQFVSEDIQGQTKQSLNNLKAILESAGFTMEQVVKTTVFVKDMNEFGEMNKVYGEFFTDHKPARACVEVARLPKDAKVEIEAVAIKE; this comes from the coding sequence ATGAGTAAAATGCATGCAACATCGAAAGCTCCAGCTGCTATTGGGCCATATTCTCAAGCTGTTGAAGCAGGAAATATGATTTTTGTATCTGGACAACTACCGATGGATCCAGAAACAATGCAGTTTGTTTCAGAGGATATCCAAGGCCAAACGAAACAATCATTGAACAATCTTAAAGCAATATTAGAATCTGCTGGTTTTACAATGGAGCAAGTGGTTAAAACAACCGTTTTTGTAAAAGACATGAATGAGTTTGGGGAAATGAACAAAGTATATGGAGAGTTTTTTACGGATCACAAACCAGCAAGAGCTTGCGTAGAAGTTGCTAGGCTACCAAAAGATGCAAAGGTTGAAATTGAGGCAGTTGCAATAAAAGAATAA